The following coding sequences lie in one Chionomys nivalis chromosome 8, mChiNiv1.1, whole genome shotgun sequence genomic window:
- the LOC130879759 gene encoding keratin-associated protein 4-3, producing MDAQGCCTDCSSPCRKQTASETQDCCWSCAEACDFPLPSPAHYLDACCPHPSEAGWAPRCPQCCPLCDCACACQLPDCQSLNCLCFEIKLR from the exons ATGGAC GCTCAGGGCTGCTGCACAGACTGCAGCTCCCCATGCAGGAAGCAGACTGCCTCAGAGACCCAGGACTGTTGCTGGAGCTGCGCAGAAGCCTGCGACTTCCCTCTACCCAGTCCAGCCCACTACCTGGATGCCTGCTGCCCTCATCCCAGCGAAGCT gGTTGGGCTCCTCGATGTCCTCAATGCTGCCCCTTGTGTGACTGTGCCTGCGCCTGCCAGCTTCCGGACTGCCAGAGCCTCAACTGCCTCTGTTTCGAGATCAAGCTCAGATGA